A DNA window from Drosophila biarmipes strain raj3 chromosome 2R, RU_DBia_V1.1, whole genome shotgun sequence contains the following coding sequences:
- the LOC108036284 gene encoding uncharacterized protein LOC108036284 isoform X2, producing MLVATLQPGFVTEGVPPLLDCRAPLNPRRYDEEYLLFVLALSISTQMLLMLYVGFAVLQPSSLRRRQMNEGHRRTFANFIFRRMLRQLDEAFCGQDSCSIPREERLDSCLRSNEKPGQDLSSDLASDVYYVLDEEEQELDFNGYGCSQTKVEVTEDLLMHLLYPERIDPEA from the exons ATGTTGGTGGCCACCTTGCAGCCGGGCTTCGTGACCGAGGGCGTGCCGCCATTATTGGACTGCAGGGCACCACTGAACCCCAGGCGCTACGATGAGGAGTACCTTCTGTTTGTACTGGCCTTGTCCATATCCACCCAGATGCTCCTGATGCTCTATGTGGGATTCGCCGTCTTGCAGCCGAGTTCCCTGCGAAGAAGGCAAATGAATGAGGGGCACCGAAGAACCTTCGCCAACTTCATCTTCCGAAGGATGCTTCGCCAGCTGGATGAGGCCTTCTGCGGACAGGACTCCTGCAGTATTCCCCGGGAGGAGCGTTTGGACTCCTGCCTAAGGTCCAACGAAAAG CCAGGTCAGGACCTCTCATCGGACTTGGCTAGCGATGTTTACTACGTGCtggacgaggaggagcaggaacTGGATTTCAATGGCTATGGATGCTCCCAAACCAAGGTCGAGGTCACCGAGGACCTATTAATGCACCTGTTGTACCCCGAACGGATTGACCCTGAGGCGTAG
- the LOC108036300 gene encoding uncharacterized protein LOC108036300 yields MCRSLKAEDVRMAIAGCSVIVSFLILEFNWLETYKCCEISVWNHVCVLQIIGGIFLFVGSLKSNHWLFLPWMVTSLILIYTLSYKSILYLNYLEGRMLMLVSILPFIAGIWTYFVYDVFQDFLQMQCESIGKISIIESVRTGY; encoded by the exons ATGTGTCGATCGCTGAAAGCTGAAGACGTGCGAATGGCCATCGCTGGCTGTTCCGTGATTGTTTCCTTCCTGATCTTAGAGTTCAATTGGCTGGAGACCTACAAGTGCTGCGAAATAAGTGTGTGGAATCACGTTTGCGTGCTGCAGATCATCGGAGGAATTTTCCTGTTTGTGGGGTCCCTGAAG AGTAATCACTGGCTCTTCTTGCCTTGGATGGTGACTTCGCTCATTCTGATCTACACGCTCTCGTACAAATCCATTCTTTATCTAAACTATTTGGAGGGCAGAATGTTGATGTTGGTTTCCATACTGCCATTTATAGCAG GTATATGGACCTATTTCGTGTACGATGTCTTTCAGGACTTTCTGCAAATGCAATGCGAATCGATCGGGAAAATCTCCATAATTGAGTCGGTGCGAACGGGGTATTAA
- the LOC122818185 gene encoding putative gustatory receptor 59d, giving the protein MVDLFKWCLSHTYFAGRITGVLNFEIDLKTGRAKVTRKATICAACSNLVVYIMLACYVINVQRVVTVWAMTNRLQEYILVALSVFRIICVSLSLVSRWCNRREFVQLIDSFSRQFGPEILPYCRRRIYCKIFSTTAVNLIQFIIILIARWKLKDLSTTLSILGLFSITVVISMIIMQYFIAMANIRARYILLNRELKAIVSETQNLNPKQVGVFVTSCCNLADRLEKVAKAQSDLQAFIDRLTTVFEVEVVCLIVTYFANLVVNLYLLLSINEFNIISNISLDFLTCIFTALNVFYFVDFWVNASNIFSLLDAHEEMVVQLSQRTSFQVLDPRLETVIDSFNLNLARNPFKLRFLGLFKIDRFALFALINSILGHTIVLVQIEFENK; this is encoded by the exons ATGGTGGACCTGTTCAAGTGGTGTCTGTCGCATACATATTTCGCTGGTCGTATAACTGGAGTTTTAAACTTTGAAATCGATCTGAAAACGGGTCGAGCTAAAGTTACCCGGAAAGCTACAATATGTGCCGCCTGCTCGAACTTGGTGGTGTACATCATGCTGGCCTGCTATGTGATCAACGTACAAAGAGTGGTCACAGTTTGGGCAATGACTAACCGTCTTCAGGAATACATTCTAGTGGCTTTATCGGTGTTTCGCATTATTTGCGTTTCCCTGTCTCTAGTCAGTCGATGGTGTAATCGTCGGGAATTTGTGCAGCTCATCGACTCGTTCAGCCGGCAGTTTGGTCCGGAGATACTTCCGTACTGCCGGAGAAGAATCTATTGCAAGATTTTTAGCACGACAGCGGTGAATTTAATACAGTTCATCATTATTCTGATTGCGAGGTGGAAGCTGAAAGATTTATCCACGACTCTTAGTATCCTAGGCCTTTTTAGCATAACAGTCGTTATAAGCATGATCATTATGCAGTACTTTATTGCCATGGCGAACATTAGAGCGCGATACATCCTCCTGAACAGAGAGTTAAAAGCGATTGTATCAGAAACTCAAAACCTGAATCCCAAACAGGTTGGAGTTTTTGTGACCTCATGTTGCAACCTGGCTGATCGCCTCGAAAAAGTTGCTAAAGCACAATCTGATTTACAAGCGTTCATCGATCGTTTGACTACAGTCTTCGAAGTTGAGGTTGTCTGCCTAATCGTAACTTACTTTGCAAACCTGGTGGTGAACCTATATCTACTATTGAGCATAAATGAattcaatattatttcaaatatatCCCTCGATTTCCTAACATGTATCTTCACTGCCCTTAATGTATTTTACTTCGTCGATTTCTGGGTAAACGCGTCCAATATATTTTCCCTGCTGGATGCCCATGAAGAAATGGTCGTACAACTAAGTCAGCGGACTTCATTTCAAGTTCTGGACCCCAGATTAGAGACAGTT ATCGATAGCTTCAATCTGAACTTGGCCCGAAATCCATTCAAGCTTCGATTCCTcggtttatttaaaattgatcgATTTGCATTGTTTGCACTAATCAACTCAATTTTAGGACACACAATAGTACTggttcaaattgaatttgaaaataaGTAG
- the LOC127010978 gene encoding putative gustatory receptor 59d, producing MDLFKWCLSFTYFIGRLTGVINFEIDLKTGRGKITKRATISAACSHIVISTMMAFYVINIDRIVKLWRMSSYLQKYVVIVFGFFRIACVFLFFKRIWSDRRKFMKLFDSLRRQYSPEIIPFCRKTIFKKSFCFLMLHTALIIIILTVMLGHARTTLDLAILGNFIVLVVTNVIILQYFIAMVGIRGRYILLIKEFQAIISEIRSLNPNRIGVFVTTCCSLADRLEKLAQSQSDLQALMERLSRSYQVQVVNLIITYYSNLVSFLLVLFTLNKHGASTEVYHKFVTILHFAIAGFWLIDFRINASSMFCLLDTHDKMVQLLSQRTSFQPGLDRRLEAVVRKEIEKFLSF from the coding sequence ATGGACCTGTTCAAATGGTGTTTGTCCTTTACCTATTTCATCGGTCGTCTAACTGGCGTTATAAACTTCGAGATCGACTTGAAAACTGGTCGAGGTAAAATCACCAAGCGAGCTACAATAAGTGCAGCCTGCTCGCACATAGTTATTTCCACTATGATGGCTTTCTATGTGATCAACATTGACAGAATAGTCAAACTGTGGAGAATGTCGAGTTATCTTCAAAAATATGTAGTTATAgtttttggatttttccgCATAGCTTGCGTATTCCTGTTCTTTAAAAGGATATGGTCAGACCGACGGAAATTCATGAAGCTCTTCGACTCGCTCAGGCGTCAGTACAGTCCGGAGATAATTCCGTTCTGCCGGAAAACCATCTTTAAAAAGTCTTTCTGCTTTCTAATGTTGCACACTGCACTTATTATCATCATTCTTACGGTCATGCTTGGGCATGCAAGAACAACCCTGGATCTTGCCATCTTGGGCAACTTTATCGTGTTAGTCGTTACAAATGTGATCATTTTGCAATACTTTATTGCCATGGTGGGCATTCGAGGGCGGTACATTCTTCTGATTAAGGAGTTTCAAGCGATTATATCCGAAATACGATCCCTTAATCCCAACCGAATTGGGGTTTTTGTCACCACTTGTTGCAGTCTTGCCGATCGCCTTGAAAAACTGGCCCAATCCCAATCTGATTTACAAGCGCTTATGGAACGATTGTCCCGAAGTTACCAAGTTCAGGTCGTCAACTTGATTATAACGTACTATTCAAATCTGGTGTCGTTCTTATTGGTTTTGTTTACCTTAAATAAACATGGTGCTTCCACAGAAGTCTACCATAAGTTTGTCACAATTCTTCACTTTGCTATTGCGGGATTCTGGTTAATCGATTTTCGGATAAACGCGTCGAGTATGTTTTGCCTGCTGGATACACACGATAAAATGGTCCAACTACTGAGTCAGAGGACATCTTTTCAACCTGGTTTAGATCGGAGATTGGAGGCAGTTGTAAGAAAAGAgattgaaaagtttttaagtttttaa
- the LOC122818193 gene encoding putative gustatory receptor 59d gives MQYLIVMAHVGARYMLLNKELQGIVSEIQFLNPKRIGVFVTSCCSLADRLEKVAKSQSDLHAFLDRLTRVYDVQIVCQTFIFFSTLVANLYFFLSINKYDIISQMSLEFITFIHKAFIVFYIVDFWISASNIFSLLDAHEEMVQLLGQRTSLQALDPRLEAVFDSFNLNLARNPFKLRFLGLFKVDRFALFALINSILFHTIVLVQMEFENI, from the exons ATGCAGTACCTTATTGTCATGGCGCATGTTGGGGCAAGATACATGCTCCTGAACAAAGAGTTGCAAGGGATTGTATCAGAAATTCAGTTCCTTAATCCCAAACGCATTGGGGTTTTTGTGACCTCGTGCTGCAGCCTGGCCGATCGCCTTGAAAAGGTGGCTAAATCCCAATCGGACTTACATGCGTTTTTGGATCGTTTGACCAGAGTCTACGATGTTCAGATTGTTTGCCAAactttcattttcttttcaaCTCTGGTGGcgaacttatatttttttctaagcataaataaatacgataTAATATCACAGATGTCCCTAGAGTTCATAACGTTTATCCACAAAgcttttattgtattttacaTCGTCGATTTCTGGATAAGCGCATCCAATATATTTTCCCTGCTGGATGCCCACGAAGAGATGGTCCAACTGCTGGGTCAACGGACTTCACTTCAAGCTTTGGACCCCAGATTAGAGGCAGTT TTCGATAGCTTCAATCTGAACTTGGCCCGAAATCCATTCAAGCTTCGATTCCTCGGTTTATTTAAAGTGGATCGATTTGCATTGTTTGCACTGATCAACTCAATTTTATTCCACACAATAGTACTTGTTCAAATGGAATTTGAAAACATCTAA
- the LOC108036284 gene encoding uncharacterized protein LOC108036284 isoform X1, producing the protein MLVATLQPGFVTEGVPPLLDCRAPLNPRRYDEEYLLFVLALSISTQMLLMLYVGFAVLQPSSLRRRQMNEGHRRTFANFIFRRMLRQLDEAFCGQDSCSIPREERLDSCLRSNEKVSLAIQLFRRDALKVLQPGQDLSSDLASDVYYVLDEEEQELDFNGYGCSQTKVEVTEDLLMHLLYPERIDPEA; encoded by the coding sequence ATGTTGGTGGCCACCTTGCAGCCGGGCTTCGTGACCGAGGGCGTGCCGCCATTATTGGACTGCAGGGCACCACTGAACCCCAGGCGCTACGATGAGGAGTACCTTCTGTTTGTACTGGCCTTGTCCATATCCACCCAGATGCTCCTGATGCTCTATGTGGGATTCGCCGTCTTGCAGCCGAGTTCCCTGCGAAGAAGGCAAATGAATGAGGGGCACCGAAGAACCTTCGCCAACTTCATCTTCCGAAGGATGCTTCGCCAGCTGGATGAGGCCTTCTGCGGACAGGACTCCTGCAGTATTCCCCGGGAGGAGCGTTTGGACTCCTGCCTAAGGTCCAACGAAAAGGTATCTCTGGCCATCCAACTGTTTCGCCGCGATGCTCTTAAGGTCCTCCAGCCAGGTCAGGACCTCTCATCGGACTTGGCTAGCGATGTTTACTACGTGCtggacgaggaggagcaggaacTGGATTTCAATGGCTATGGATGCTCCCAAACCAAGGTCGAGGTCACCGAGGACCTATTAATGCACCTGTTGTACCCCGAACGGATTGACCCTGAGGCGTAG